A window from Cryptosporangium phraense encodes these proteins:
- a CDS encoding sensor histidine kinase — translation MSSAAPVVAGLVVAAAVALGVAVVLRSRKRRVIATPTQRATYQVLHVASLAAPPLRSGLTEATATKAVRPLHQLLGGPALGLVAPDRVLAWEGPGEHHAPAVLEALSGPTGRVIALHADDLPCDLLECPVRGAVVVPLSTGEEMVGALVAVVDSDPVPGLVRAAVETAEWVSAQLAFAELDASRERLAEAQLRALRAQISPHFIYNALSAISALVRTDPDRARELIEEFAEFVRYSVRTHGEFTTLAEELRSIDRYLLIERARFGDRLQVRLQVAPEVLPVIVPYLCLQPLVENAVRHGLAGKPGTGTISIIATDAGAECLISVEDDGVGMEPDQLKRGDTQGTHVGLTNVDDRLRSVFGPACGLVVETAPGAGTKVSMRVPKFQPGVRVVSGWAS, via the coding sequence ATGAGCAGTGCTGCTCCGGTCGTAGCCGGTCTGGTGGTGGCTGCTGCCGTTGCGCTGGGCGTCGCCGTCGTCCTGCGGTCGCGCAAGCGCCGGGTGATCGCGACGCCGACCCAGCGGGCGACCTACCAGGTGCTGCACGTCGCCAGCCTGGCCGCGCCACCGCTGCGGTCCGGGCTGACCGAGGCCACCGCCACCAAAGCGGTGCGTCCCCTGCACCAGCTGCTCGGCGGCCCGGCGCTCGGGCTCGTCGCCCCCGACCGGGTCCTGGCCTGGGAGGGCCCGGGGGAGCACCACGCGCCGGCCGTGCTCGAGGCACTGAGCGGACCCACCGGCCGGGTGATCGCCCTGCACGCCGACGACCTGCCGTGCGACCTGCTCGAGTGCCCGGTCCGCGGCGCGGTCGTGGTCCCGCTCTCCACCGGCGAGGAGATGGTCGGCGCGCTGGTCGCGGTCGTCGACTCCGACCCGGTGCCCGGCCTGGTCCGGGCGGCGGTCGAGACCGCCGAATGGGTCTCCGCCCAGCTGGCCTTCGCTGAGTTGGACGCGTCCCGCGAGCGGCTGGCCGAGGCGCAGCTCCGCGCGTTACGGGCCCAGATCAGCCCGCATTTCATCTACAACGCGCTGTCCGCGATCTCGGCGCTCGTGCGGACCGACCCCGACCGGGCCCGCGAGTTGATCGAGGAGTTCGCCGAGTTCGTCCGGTACAGCGTCCGGACGCACGGCGAGTTCACGACGCTGGCCGAGGAGCTCCGCTCGATCGACCGCTACCTGCTGATCGAGCGGGCGCGGTTCGGCGACCGGCTCCAGGTGCGTCTGCAGGTCGCCCCCGAGGTGCTGCCGGTCATCGTCCCGTACCTGTGCCTGCAGCCGCTGGTCGAGAACGCCGTCCGGCACGGGCTGGCCGGCAAGCCGGGCACCGGGACGATCAGCATCATCGCGACCGACGCCGGCGCCGAGTGCCTGATCAGCGTCGAGGACGACGGGGTCGGCATGGAGCCCGACCAGCTGAAGCGCGGCGACACCCAGGGCACCCACGTCGGGTTGACTAATGTGGACGACCGGCTGCGCTCGGTGTTCGGCCCGGCCTGCGGTCTGGTGGTGGAGACCGCACCGGGTGCGGGCACCAAGGTCAGCATGCGGGTGCCGAAGTTCCAACCGGGCGTGCGGGTGGTGAGTGGATGGGCGTCGTGA
- a CDS encoding sugar transferase produces MPDVITPPPVEAPEAVVNALESSLILEPGGVQRSPRTRSGPRQPRWAFRYRLLLLLLDFLSCSVAGWTVVNTYEQAGSGFFDRDVLNWTALGILPLAWVFSLWVHGAYESRYLGLGPDEFKRVFKAIISLTAVVCFLAFTQKADLSRLSVGTVLPLTAAVTLAVRFGARKTLHVVRRRGRASQRILLVGTLGEALSVYRITTRNPNAGLVPVGICLTEPTAERASLPIPVFNGKVEPLDRVKQVGADTIAVCGARGVSPEALRRLAWQLEGSGIELVVAPSLTNIAGPRVHIRPVEGLPLLHVEEPTISGVGWLLKGLFDRLAAFFGLLLISPILGLAALAIKISDPGPVFFRQARAGRGGETIRVWKFRTMYVDAEERLAELLGSNETDGLLFKMANDPRITRVGHFLRKTSIDELPQLINVLLGEMSLVGPRPLPVKNEQFNGDSRRRMLVRPGITGLWQVSGRSNLSWEDAVRLDLYYVDNWSLAFDFMILYKTLFAVMKSDGAY; encoded by the coding sequence ATGCCCGACGTAATCACTCCGCCGCCGGTCGAGGCGCCCGAAGCAGTGGTGAACGCGCTGGAGAGCAGCCTGATTCTCGAGCCCGGCGGTGTGCAGCGCTCGCCGCGCACCCGCAGTGGCCCGCGCCAGCCCCGCTGGGCGTTCCGCTACCGCCTGCTGCTCCTGCTGCTGGACTTCCTGAGCTGCTCGGTCGCCGGCTGGACGGTCGTCAACACCTACGAGCAGGCCGGGTCCGGCTTCTTCGACCGCGACGTCCTGAACTGGACCGCGCTCGGCATCCTGCCGCTGGCCTGGGTCTTCTCGCTCTGGGTGCACGGCGCCTACGAGAGCCGCTACCTCGGTCTGGGCCCGGACGAGTTCAAGCGCGTCTTCAAGGCGATCATCTCGCTCACCGCCGTCGTCTGCTTCCTGGCCTTCACCCAGAAGGCCGACCTGTCCCGTCTGTCGGTCGGCACGGTCCTGCCGCTGACCGCGGCGGTCACGCTGGCCGTGCGTTTCGGCGCCCGGAAGACGCTGCACGTCGTCCGTCGGCGCGGCCGCGCCTCCCAGCGCATCCTGCTGGTAGGGACGCTCGGCGAGGCGCTGTCGGTGTACCGGATCACGACGCGCAACCCGAACGCCGGGCTGGTGCCGGTGGGCATCTGCCTCACCGAGCCCACCGCCGAGCGGGCCTCGCTGCCGATCCCGGTGTTCAACGGCAAGGTCGAGCCGCTCGACCGGGTCAAGCAGGTCGGCGCCGACACGATCGCGGTCTGCGGTGCCCGCGGGGTCTCGCCCGAGGCGCTGCGCCGGCTCGCCTGGCAGCTCGAGGGCAGCGGCATCGAGCTGGTCGTCGCGCCGTCGCTCACCAACATCGCCGGCCCCCGGGTGCACATCCGCCCGGTCGAGGGCCTGCCGCTGCTGCACGTCGAGGAACCGACGATCTCCGGGGTCGGCTGGCTGCTCAAGGGCCTGTTCGACCGGCTGGCCGCGTTCTTCGGCCTGCTGCTGATCTCGCCGATCCTCGGGCTGGCCGCGCTGGCGATCAAGATCTCCGACCCGGGCCCGGTGTTCTTCCGCCAGGCCCGCGCCGGCCGCGGTGGCGAGACGATCCGGGTCTGGAAGTTCCGGACGATGTACGTCGACGCCGAGGAACGGCTGGCCGAGCTGCTCGGCAGCAACGAGACCGACGGCCTGCTGTTCAAGATGGCCAACGACCCCCGCATCACCCGGGTCGGGCATTTCCTGCGCAAGACGTCGATCGACGAGCTCCCGCAGCTGATCAACGTCCTGCTCGGGGAGATGTCGCTGGTCGGGCCGCGTCCGCTGCCGGTGAAGAACGAGCAGTTCAACGGCGACAGCCGGCGTCGGATGCTGGTGCGGCCGGGCATCACCGGGCTCTGGCAGGTCTCCGGCCGCTCGAACCTCTCGTGGGAGGACGCGGTCCGGCTCGACCTCTACTACGTCGACAACTGGTCGCTGGCGTTCGATTTCATGATCTTGTACAAAACTCTCTTTGCCGTAATGAAGAGCGACGGCGCCTACTAA
- a CDS encoding Fpg/Nei family DNA glycosylase, with product MPELPEVEALAAYLRERAVGRAITRIDVAAIGVLKTYDPSPMSLHGSMITGATRHGKFLDIDVDGIHLITHLARAGWLHYREKLPAAPPKPGRGPIALRVHLDDESGFDLTEAGTKKSLAVYLVRDPNEVPGVARLGPDALAVTEEEFAERIRSHRGQIKGVLTDQTVIAGIGNAYSDEILHVAKMSPFALAYRLSDADVTRLYGALRSVETDAVERSIGQGSATLKAEKRSGLRVHARTGLPCPVCGDLVREVSFADRSLQYCPTCQTGGKPLADRRMSKLIR from the coding sequence GTGCCCGAGCTTCCGGAGGTCGAGGCGCTCGCCGCGTACCTGCGCGAGCGTGCCGTCGGCCGTGCCATCACCAGAATCGACGTCGCCGCGATCGGCGTGCTCAAGACGTACGACCCGTCACCCATGTCGCTGCACGGCTCGATGATCACCGGCGCGACCCGGCACGGGAAGTTCCTCGACATCGACGTCGACGGCATCCACCTGATCACCCATCTGGCCCGCGCCGGCTGGCTGCACTACCGGGAGAAGTTGCCGGCCGCGCCGCCGAAGCCGGGCCGCGGGCCGATCGCGCTCCGCGTCCACCTGGACGACGAGTCGGGGTTCGACCTCACCGAGGCCGGCACCAAGAAGAGCCTCGCGGTCTACCTCGTCCGCGACCCGAACGAGGTGCCGGGCGTAGCCCGGCTCGGCCCGGACGCGCTCGCGGTCACCGAGGAGGAGTTCGCCGAACGGATCCGGTCCCACCGCGGGCAGATCAAGGGCGTGCTCACCGACCAGACCGTGATCGCCGGCATCGGCAACGCGTATTCGGACGAGATCCTGCACGTCGCGAAGATGTCGCCGTTCGCTCTCGCCTACCGCCTGAGTGACGCGGACGTCACTCGGTTGTACGGTGCACTCCGATCGGTCGAGACCGACGCTGTCGAGCGCAGCATCGGTCAGGGTTCCGCGACGCTGAAGGCGGAGAAGCGTTCGGGGCTCCGGGTCCACGCGCGGACCGGGCTGCCGTGCCCGGTCTGTGGCGACCTGGTGCGTGAAGTGTCGTTCGCCGACCGGTCGTTGCAGTACTGCCCGACCTGTCAAACGGGTGGCAAGCCTCTGGCCGACCGCAGAATGTCCAAGTTGATCCGATGA
- a CDS encoding response regulator transcription factor, translating to MPRARPAERYRARIAVVGGDRDPGLHRTTGVLESEPSFDVLTDHSIGRDRLTLLDRAQPDVVLVGRFPGRPDLIALMAREVMDASGRTARLVALATGAPDAELRAVLRAGAIGFLRADARRATVIEVILRAAEGAVPSGSTAATTLATAFAAPPRQPGAGARLGQLTRRERDVLRLVAKGLSNGEIAAQLVVTTSTVKTHMNAILGKLGLRDRVQATVFAYESGLVRPGGP from the coding sequence ATGCCACGCGCCCGGCCCGCCGAGCGCTACCGGGCTCGGATCGCGGTGGTCGGCGGCGATCGGGACCCGGGCCTGCACCGCACGACGGGGGTCCTCGAGTCGGAACCGAGCTTCGACGTCCTGACCGATCACTCGATCGGCCGTGACCGGCTGACGCTGCTCGACCGGGCCCAGCCGGACGTCGTGCTGGTGGGGCGGTTCCCGGGGCGTCCGGACCTGATCGCGCTGATGGCCCGCGAGGTGATGGACGCGTCCGGGCGGACAGCCCGGCTGGTCGCGCTGGCCACCGGAGCCCCGGACGCCGAGCTGCGGGCCGTGCTGCGGGCGGGCGCGATCGGCTTCCTGCGCGCCGACGCCCGCCGGGCGACCGTCATCGAGGTGATCCTGCGGGCCGCCGAGGGCGCGGTGCCGTCCGGGTCGACCGCGGCCACGACGCTGGCGACGGCGTTCGCGGCGCCACCGCGGCAGCCGGGGGCGGGCGCCCGGCTCGGCCAGCTCACCCGGCGCGAGCGGGACGTCCTCCGGCTGGTCGCCAAGGGGCTGTCCAACGGCGAGATCGCGGCTCAGCTCGTCGTGACGACCAGCACCGTGAAGACGCACATGAACGCGATCCTGGGGAAGCTCGGGCTACGCGACCGGGTGCAGGCGACCGTGTTCGCGTACGAGAGCGGCCTGGTGCGGCCAGGCGGACCCTAG
- a CDS encoding L,D-transpeptidase has translation MIRRVAALVAVVLAAGLALLIPSSAQAAGCSPRTGPAQRQVEKYLHLKVDGKASQADCVAVQRFQQRMGIRPTAGYAGPLTGSIVTRLANASYSKCGANGGIRVCVDLTHQVFWVKRNSSLAYGPAPIRTGRAGLATPAGLFRIQDKKVSTVSTIFKVKLPYWERFYADMGFHQTTTYLYDGGSPGSHGCINLLPIDARTLFKYTKYGTPVKIFGKKP, from the coding sequence ATGATCCGTCGTGTCGCTGCTCTGGTGGCCGTGGTTCTCGCGGCCGGCCTGGCCCTGCTGATCCCCTCGTCGGCCCAGGCCGCCGGCTGTTCGCCGCGCACCGGGCCGGCCCAGCGCCAGGTGGAGAAGTACCTGCACCTGAAGGTCGACGGCAAGGCCAGCCAGGCCGACTGCGTCGCGGTGCAGCGGTTCCAGCAGCGGATGGGCATCCGGCCGACGGCCGGTTACGCGGGCCCGCTCACCGGGTCGATCGTCACCCGGCTGGCCAATGCCTCGTACAGCAAGTGTGGCGCGAACGGGGGCATCCGGGTCTGCGTCGACCTCACCCACCAGGTGTTCTGGGTGAAGCGGAACAGCAGCCTGGCCTACGGCCCGGCGCCGATCCGCACCGGGCGGGCCGGCCTGGCCACCCCGGCCGGGCTGTTCCGCATCCAGGACAAGAAGGTCTCGACGGTCTCGACGATCTTCAAGGTGAAGCTGCCGTACTGGGAGCGCTTCTACGCCGACATGGGCTTCCACCAGACGACGACGTACCTCTACGACGGCGGATCGCCGGGCTCGCACGGCTGCATCAACCTGCTGCCGATCGACGCCCGGACCCTGTTCAAGTACACGAAGTACGGCACCCCGGTGAAGATCTTCGGCAAGAAGCCCTAG
- a CDS encoding 3-hydroxyasparagine phosphotransferase: MLFTDTDPVSDDALLGLVYEVCPRFVPGAVLHRSPTSFVVAGSVDLSPVVAKVQAGGSPFWREHFLREVEAYRLFETSPPPVRTARLLNADAGRGVLLLERVFGRPLAADRHPTASIPADELAGALTELRQLAKWQPPVGQSWIVNYAPRIDRARRQGVFDDVDRAAVAELARRAAGRWELAHGDLVLDNVLKTRDGYVFLDWSTVGLYLAGFDLAQLWVLLGDLHGPRRVIEDLVDDDGPPALAPFLVNLALLLGRERRAYQHRTDEAGVARRARLAEAWDDVRQRVHRAVRDE; the protein is encoded by the coding sequence ATGCTGTTCACCGATACCGATCCGGTCTCGGACGACGCCCTGCTGGGCCTCGTCTACGAGGTGTGTCCACGCTTCGTGCCGGGCGCGGTCCTGCACCGCAGCCCGACGTCGTTCGTGGTGGCGGGCAGCGTCGACCTGAGCCCGGTCGTCGCCAAGGTGCAGGCGGGCGGGTCGCCGTTCTGGCGCGAGCACTTCCTGCGCGAGGTCGAGGCCTACCGGCTGTTCGAGACGTCGCCGCCCCCGGTGCGGACGGCCCGGCTGTTGAACGCCGACGCCGGCCGCGGAGTCCTGCTGCTCGAGCGGGTGTTCGGGCGGCCGCTGGCCGCCGACCGGCACCCGACCGCGTCCATCCCGGCCGACGAGCTGGCCGGGGCGCTCACCGAGTTACGTCAGCTGGCCAAGTGGCAGCCGCCGGTCGGGCAGTCGTGGATCGTCAACTACGCGCCGCGGATCGACCGGGCGCGCAGGCAGGGCGTCTTCGACGACGTCGACCGGGCCGCGGTCGCCGAACTGGCCCGGCGCGCGGCCGGCCGCTGGGAGCTGGCCCACGGCGACCTGGTGCTCGACAACGTCCTCAAGACCCGGGACGGCTACGTCTTCCTCGACTGGTCGACGGTCGGTCTCTACCTGGCCGGCTTCGACCTGGCCCAGCTCTGGGTGCTGCTCGGCGACCTGCACGGGCCGCGCCGGGTGATCGAAGACCTGGTCGACGACGACGGCCCGCCCGCGCTGGCGCCGTTCCTGGTCAACCTCGCGCTGCTGCTCGGCCGGGAGCGCCGGGCGTACCAGCACCGCACCGACGAGGCCGGCGTCGCCCGGCGCGCCCGGCTGGCCGAGGCCTGGGACGACGTCCGGCAGCGGGTGCACCGAGCGGTACGTGACGAGTAA
- a CDS encoding LLM class F420-dependent oxidoreductase, whose product MVDFGYTLMCEQAGPTALVRDAAAAERTGFDFEVISDHYFPWLTEQGHAPYAWSVLGAVSQVTERVPLMTYVTCPTVRYHPAVIAQKAATVSLLSGGRFWLGLGAGENLNEHVVGRGWPSANVRHEMLSEAVDIIAALFTGEYVNYAGEHFRVDSAKLWDTPDAPPPIGIAVSGAQSAALAAENADFLVAVEPVGDLIDQFDRESGKPNAPKVGQLPISFDPDRDAAVTRAHEQFRWFGNGWKVNAELPGPAGFDGASQFVREEDVAESIPCGDDVDAVIEAVRPYAEAGFTHLAFVQIGGEHQDGFLDWSEKALLPALREEYGSR is encoded by the coding sequence ATGGTTGATTTCGGATACACGCTCATGTGCGAACAGGCCGGGCCGACGGCGCTGGTGCGCGACGCCGCCGCGGCCGAACGGACCGGCTTCGACTTCGAAGTGATCAGCGATCACTACTTCCCGTGGCTGACCGAGCAGGGGCACGCCCCGTACGCCTGGTCGGTGCTCGGCGCGGTCAGCCAGGTCACCGAACGCGTGCCGCTGATGACGTACGTGACCTGCCCCACGGTCCGGTACCACCCGGCGGTCATCGCCCAGAAGGCCGCGACCGTGAGCCTGCTCTCGGGCGGACGGTTCTGGCTCGGGCTCGGCGCCGGCGAGAACCTCAACGAGCACGTGGTCGGGCGCGGGTGGCCGTCGGCCAACGTCCGGCACGAGATGCTCAGCGAGGCCGTGGACATCATCGCCGCGCTCTTCACCGGCGAGTACGTCAACTACGCGGGCGAGCACTTCCGCGTCGACTCGGCGAAGCTCTGGGACACCCCCGACGCCCCGCCGCCGATCGGAATCGCGGTGTCCGGCGCGCAGTCGGCCGCGCTGGCCGCCGAGAACGCCGACTTCCTGGTCGCGGTCGAGCCGGTCGGTGACCTCATCGACCAGTTCGACCGGGAGAGCGGCAAGCCGAACGCCCCGAAGGTCGGGCAGCTGCCGATCAGCTTCGACCCCGACCGGGACGCGGCGGTGACCAGGGCCCACGAGCAGTTCCGCTGGTTCGGCAACGGCTGGAAGGTCAACGCCGAGCTCCCTGGTCCGGCCGGGTTCGACGGGGCCAGCCAGTTCGTCCGCGAGGAAGACGTCGCTGAATCGATTCCGTGCGGTGACGACGTCGACGCGGTGATCGAGGCGGTGCGCCCGTACGCCGAGGCCGGCTTCACCCACCTGGCGTTCGTGCAGATCGGCGGCGAGCACCAGGACGGGTTCCTGGACTGGTCGGAAAAGGCACTTCTGCCGGCACTACGGGAGGAGTACGGCTCGAGGTGA
- a CDS encoding FhaA domain-containing protein: protein MPNRGQEEPVGVLQRFEKRLENLVEGAFAKVFKGVVHPVEIASAMQREADAHKSILGGGRTLVPNRYIIDLSPSDHDRLAQYAAPLAQELAQAQAEYIGEQGWTVYGDVIVEIERGDGLDTGMFRIAAEVYTGGVEPAHNPNPYQNPPPQGYNMPPVSAPPGPPVSGPPGYGGPVSAPPMHSSGAPYGAPGPQGGGYGARQARLITSDGRQFTIVIGSTVIGRGEGAQVRLADVGISRQHARVDFDGSRVVLTDLSSTNGTTVNGNRINAAALQHGDVVQLGTTSLTFRLDG, encoded by the coding sequence ATGCCGAACCGAGGACAGGAGGAACCGGTGGGCGTTCTGCAGCGCTTCGAGAAGAGGTTGGAGAACCTCGTCGAGGGGGCGTTCGCCAAGGTCTTCAAGGGAGTCGTACATCCCGTGGAGATCGCTAGCGCGATGCAGCGCGAGGCGGATGCGCACAAGTCCATCTTGGGCGGTGGGCGCACACTGGTTCCCAACCGCTACATCATCGATCTGAGTCCCAGCGACCACGATCGACTGGCGCAGTACGCGGCGCCGCTAGCGCAGGAACTGGCTCAGGCCCAGGCCGAGTACATCGGCGAGCAGGGCTGGACGGTCTACGGCGACGTCATCGTCGAGATCGAGCGGGGTGACGGTCTCGACACCGGCATGTTCCGGATCGCGGCCGAGGTCTACACCGGCGGAGTCGAGCCGGCCCACAACCCGAACCCGTACCAGAACCCGCCGCCCCAGGGTTACAACATGCCGCCGGTCAGCGCGCCTCCCGGCCCGCCGGTCAGCGGCCCGCCCGGGTACGGCGGTCCGGTGAGTGCTCCCCCGATGCACTCCAGCGGCGCTCCCTACGGTGCGCCCGGCCCGCAGGGCGGTGGCTACGGCGCCCGGCAGGCCCGTCTGATCACGTCGGACGGCCGGCAGTTCACGATCGTGATCGGCTCGACCGTGATCGGCCGGGGCGAGGGCGCGCAGGTGCGGCTGGCCGACGTCGGTATCTCGCGGCAGCACGCCCGGGTCGACTTCGACGGTTCGCGGGTGGTGCTGACCGACCTCAGCTCCACCAACGGCACCACGGTCAACGGGAACCGGATCAACGCCGCCGCGCTCCAGCACGGCGACGTCGTTCAGCTCGGAACCACGTCGCTCACGTTCCGGCTGGATGGCTGA
- a CDS encoding FHA domain-containing protein FhaB/FipA: MPEVVLAVARFGFLALLWVFVFAVVGVIRRDLSGARQPRLVAAPRGIPLAPQGRPAKAKRGDRGAPRTMVVTEGALAGTRITLGDSPITLGRADDSTLVLNDDYASAQHARLVPRAGEWLIEDLGSTNGTYLGPTKISGPTPVPLGAPIRIGRTSIELRS; encoded by the coding sequence ATGCCGGAAGTAGTTCTCGCGGTCGCCCGGTTCGGCTTTCTCGCGCTGCTCTGGGTGTTCGTGTTCGCCGTCGTCGGGGTCATCCGGCGTGACCTGTCCGGGGCTCGTCAGCCCCGGCTGGTCGCGGCGCCCCGGGGCATCCCGCTGGCGCCGCAGGGTCGTCCGGCGAAGGCGAAGCGCGGCGACCGCGGTGCGCCCCGCACCATGGTGGTCACCGAAGGCGCACTGGCCGGAACGCGCATCACGTTGGGTGACTCTCCGATCACGCTCGGACGAGCCGACGACTCCACACTGGTACTGAATGACGACTATGCGTCAGCGCAGCATGCACGTCTGGTGCCGCGTGCGGGCGAGTGGCTGATCGAGGACCTCGGGTCGACCAACGGCACGTATCTTGGCCCAACCAAGATTTCCGGCCCGACCCCAGTTCCCCTGGGCGCGCCGATCCGGATCGGGCGCACGTCGATCGAGTTGCGCTCATGA
- a CDS encoding PP2C family protein-serine/threonine phosphatase: MSLTLRYAAKSDRGLIREGNEDSVYAGPRLLAVADGMGGMAAGEVASNIVVRALEPLDEDVSSSDLVDALRAAIGHANQQLRDAVDANPALEGMGTTLTALMFSGTRLALAHVGDSRAYVLRNDELHQITRDDTYVQMLVDEGRITADEANTHPQRSLLTRALDGREVEPEFSVREARPGDRYLLCSDGLSSVVSAETIADAMRIDDPAQVANRLIQLALRGGGPDNITVIVADILDDRLADNAPVVGGAAARDRTTSATADTAAGRAALATPPRPAPAQEYEVEDEPEQVPSGGRHRKRTTALLTVLALAALAAGGYAAWHYTQQQYYVGTSAGHVAIYRGVSGSLAGLKFSKLQDDTDLQLDDLEQVARDSVQDTIPAENREDAYTIVDNLRREKLLPWCHGDVKTTPSTPSAPPSPSTSSSPGANSSPSSSPTPAAPPSPTPTASRPSGEVLPATDADDPGVNCREIR, from the coding sequence ATGAGCCTCACGCTGCGCTACGCGGCAAAGTCCGATCGAGGGCTCATTCGTGAGGGAAACGAGGACTCGGTCTACGCCGGTCCGCGCCTTCTCGCCGTCGCTGACGGTATGGGTGGTATGGCTGCCGGTGAGGTGGCATCGAACATCGTCGTCCGGGCGCTGGAGCCGCTGGACGAAGACGTCTCCTCCAGTGACCTGGTCGACGCGCTGCGGGCGGCGATCGGCCACGCGAACCAGCAACTCCGGGACGCGGTGGACGCCAACCCGGCTCTGGAGGGCATGGGCACGACGCTGACCGCGCTGATGTTCAGCGGAACGCGTCTCGCGCTGGCCCACGTCGGCGACTCGCGGGCCTACGTCCTGCGCAACGACGAGCTCCACCAGATCACCCGGGACGACACCTACGTCCAGATGCTGGTGGACGAGGGACGCATCACCGCCGACGAGGCGAACACCCACCCGCAGCGCTCCCTGCTGACCCGCGCGCTCGACGGCCGCGAAGTCGAGCCGGAGTTCTCGGTCCGGGAGGCCCGCCCGGGCGACCGGTACCTGCTCTGCAGCGACGGGCTGTCGAGCGTCGTCTCGGCCGAGACGATCGCGGACGCGATGCGGATAGACGATCCGGCGCAGGTGGCCAATCGGCTGATCCAGCTCGCGCTCCGTGGCGGCGGGCCGGACAACATCACGGTGATCGTCGCGGACATCCTCGACGACCGGCTGGCCGACAACGCACCGGTCGTCGGCGGCGCGGCCGCCCGCGACCGGACCACGTCGGCGACCGCCGACACGGCCGCGGGGCGGGCGGCGCTGGCCACCCCGCCCCGGCCGGCGCCGGCCCAGGAGTACGAGGTCGAGGACGAGCCGGAGCAGGTTCCGTCCGGCGGCCGGCACCGCAAGCGCACCACGGCGCTGCTCACCGTGCTGGCCCTGGCCGCCCTCGCCGCCGGTGGCTACGCCGCCTGGCACTACACCCAGCAGCAGTACTACGTGGGAACCTCGGCCGGACACGTTGCGATATACCGCGGCGTGTCCGGCTCTCTGGCCGGGCTCAAGTTCTCCAAGCTGCAGGACGACACCGATCTCCAGCTGGACGACCTCGAGCAGGTCGCCCGCGACTCGGTGCAGGACACGATCCCGGCCGAGAACCGTGAGGACGCGTACACGATTGTGGACAACCTGCGACGGGAGAAGCTGCTCCCGTGGTGCCACGGCGACGTGAAGACCACGCCGTCGACGCCGTCGGCCCCGCCCAGCCCGTCGACGTCGTCCTCGCCCGGCGCCAACTCCAGCCCCAGTAGTTCGCCGACCCCGGCGGCTCCCCCGTCTCCTACCCCTACCGCCTCTCGGCCGTCGGGGGAGGTTCTCCCAGCCACCGACGCTGACGATCCCGGTGTGAACTGTCGGGAGATTCGGTGA